One region of Cotesia glomerata isolate CgM1 unplaced genomic scaffold, MPM_Cglom_v2.3 scaffold_89, whole genome shotgun sequence genomic DNA includes:
- the LOC123274897 gene encoding adenylosuccinate synthetase, whose product MQCKGKVTVVLGAQWGDEGKGKVVDMLAADAEIVCRCQGGNNAGHTVVVNGGQFFFHLLPSGIINPKCKSILGNGVVIHIPGLFEELEQNEAKGLKDWKNRLIISDRAHIVFDFHQQVDGMQELEKGSQSLGTTKKGIGPTYSSKATRNGLRIGDLMGDFDKFSEKFKTLVATYQRMFPSLHVDVESELERYKGYAERIRPLVKETVHYLHTALQNGQNVLVEGANAAMLDIDFGTYPYVTSSNCSIGGVCTGLGLPPSTIEQVIGVIKAYTTRVGDGPFPTELTDSTGELLQSRGHEVGVTTNRKRRCGWLDLALLKFTNMVNGYTCVCITKLDILDTLPELKVCIGYRYNGKEIDYFPSTASELAKVEPIYETLEGWNSKTEGVRSIDELPLNARKYVQLIEDKLKVRVGWVGVGAGRESVIKVPTL is encoded by the exons ATGCAGTGTAAGGGCAAGGTAACCGTTGTCCTTGGAGCACAATGGGGTGACGAAGGAAAAGGGAAAGTTGTTGATATGCTTGCTGCTGACGCTGAAATAGTATGCCGGTGTCAg GGTGGAAATAATGCAGGTCACACAGTAGTTGTGAATGGTGGTCAATTCTTTTTCCATCTACTACCTAGTGGGATTATCAATCCCAAATGCAAATCCATTTTAG GTAATGGTGTTGTGATCCATATACCCGGCTTGTTCGAAGAATTGGAACAAAATGAAGCTAAAGGTCTTAAAGACTGGAAAAATCGACTTATTATATCTGATCGTGCCCATATTGTCTTCGATTTTCATCAACAAGTTGATGGTATGCAAGAATTGGAAAAAGGATCACAGTCATTGGGAACGACAAAAAAAGGAATTGGTCCAACTTACTCGAGCAAAGCTACGAGAAATGGTCTACGAATTGGTGACTTGATGGGCGACTTCGATAAGTTTTCCGAGAAATTCAAAACTTTGGTTGCAACGTATCAAAGAATGTTCCCATCGTTGCATGTCGATGTAGAATCTGAATTGGAGCGGTATAAAGG ATATGCTGAACGAATAAGGCCACTTGTGAAAGAAACAGTTCATTATTTACATACTGCACTTCAAAATGGTCAAAATGTTTTGGTAGAAGGAGCTAACGCAGCAATGTTAGATATTGACTTTGGCACTTATCCATATGTTACAAGTTCCAATTGTAGTATTGGTGGTGTTTGTACTGGTCTTGGTTTACCACCATCAACCATTGAACAAGTTATTGGTGTTATTAAAGCATACACCACAAGAGTTGGTGATGGTCCTTTCCCAACAGAGTTAACGGACTCTACAGGTGAATTATTGCAATCGCGTGGTCATGAAGTGGGTGTTACGACAAACCGTAAAAGACGTTGCGGTTGGCTCGATTTGGCACTTTTGAAATTCACCAATATGGTCAATGG gTACACATGTGTTTGCATAACAAAGTTAGATATACTTGATACATTGCCAGAGCTGAAAGTATGCATTGGTTATCGATACAATGGAAAAGAAATCGATTATTTTCCAAGCACTGCTTCTGAATTAGCCAAAGTTGAGCCTATTTATGAAACACTTGAAGGCTGGAACTCTAAAACTGAAGGAGTACGTTCGATAGATGAATTACCTCTCAATGCACGGAAATATGTTCAATTAATCGAAGACAAGTTGAAAGTTAGAG